One Cricetulus griseus strain 17A/GY chromosome 5, alternate assembly CriGri-PICRH-1.0, whole genome shotgun sequence genomic window carries:
- the LOC103160756 gene encoding vomeronasal type-1 receptor 90-like — MNRNNPLYNNNGIRNAFFSQIAFGILANTILLLFLVMTLFQEHRHKPANMITGLLALSHIVMLLTMAFMATDILGSQSFWEDFTCRSVISLYRLMRSVSICATCHLSILQAVILSPRSSCLSKFKHKSLHHNSCCFLSLWSFYMSISGYMSFIVATPNVTSHILILITKSCSLWLFSGLIRHLLCVLAVVRDAVLVGLMALSSVYVVAVLCRHKRQSQYLHSASISPRASPEQRAICIILVLLSFFVVMYCLDCIAFSLRSMWNNDPTHHCVQMFVSSGYATLSPLVFISTEQHIINFLKTMQGGQ, encoded by the coding sequence ATGAACAGAAACAACCCACTGTACAATAACAATGGCATAAGAAATGCCTTTTTCTCTCAGATTGCCTTTGGGATCTTGGCCAATACcatcctcctgctcttcctcgTGATGACACTCTTCCAGGAGCACAGGCACAAGCCGGCCAACATGATAACTGGCCTCTTGGCTCTAAGCCACATAGTGATGCTGTTGACCATGGCCTTCATGGCTACAGACATTTTGGGGTCCCAGAGTTTTTGGGAAGACTTCACATGTAGATCAGTTATTTCCCTGTACAGGCTGATGAGGAGCGTCTCCATCTGTGCTACGTGTCACCTGAGCATCCTCCAGGCCGTCATCCTCAGCCCCAGAAGTTCCTGTTTGTCCAAGTTCAAACACAAATCCTTACATCACAACTCCTGCTGCTTTCTTTCCCTGTGGAGCTTCTATATGTCCATTAGCGGTTACATGAGCTTCATTGTTGCCACCCCCAATGTGACTTCACACATTCTTATATTGATCACTAAATCCTGCTCTCTCTGGCTTTTTAGCGGCCTCATCAGACACTTACTTTGTGTACTGGCTGTCGTCCGAGATGCCGTTCTTGTAGGGCTCATGGCGCTTTCAAGTGTGTACGTGGTGGCTGTCTTGTGCAGGCATAAGAGGCAGTCACAGTACCTTCACAGTGCCAGCATTTCCCCCAGAGCATCTCCAGAGCAGAGGGCCATCTGTATCATCCTGGTGCTATTGAGTTTCTTTGTGGTCATGTACTGTTTGGACTGCATTGCCTTCTCCTTGAGAAGTATGTGGAATAATGACCCAACTCACCACTGTGTCCAGATGTTTGTGTCCAGTGGCTATGCCACACTCAGTCCTTTGGTGTTCATTAGCACTGAACAACatataattaactttttaaaaaccatgCAGGGTGGACAATAA